The following proteins are encoded in a genomic region of Hymenobacter siberiensis:
- a CDS encoding S9 family peptidase, with protein sequence MRLRFLALAALLAANGPALVPGLTLPLAHAQQKLPLTLEDIWAKPTFRSASVPGFNWMNDGRYYSALDNGSLVQYEVTTGKAVQTLVTAAELELGGAALKVDGYSFNANEQKILFTTGTEPIYRRSARASYYVFDRGSKKLTPLSAGGKQGYATFSPDGRRVAFTRDNNVYVTDLATMQETAVTTNGLKNNIINGSADWVYEEEFGFAQGFFWSPDSRQLAFYTFDESQVPEYDMQEWGGLYPKEYRFKYPKAGEKNSVVLVSSYDVASARTTKLDVGPVADQYIPRVQWTRVPNTLSIQRLNRLQNKLEILHGDATTGKTKVVLTDTNPAYVEINDDLNYLEGGKQFLFTSEKDGYQHLYLHDMDGKPVRQLTKGNWEISAINGFDAKTGFVYYTSTEGSALQRHLYRVNLSGNGKERISENGPGTDVVNMSPDTKYFLNVHSAAGVPAMTSLREGGTGKLVKTLEDNAKLKQTLTQYDLGKLEFITFKTTEGVELNAWMMKPSNFDPAKKYPVLMHVYGGPSFGSGSTQTVLDNTGGGTALTNYLWHQLLAEKGYIVVSVENRGTSGRGSAFRKATYANLGKLETIDQGEGAKYLATLPYVDKSRIGIWGWSYGGYMTSLAMTKNADLFKMGIAVAPVTNWRYYDTVYTERYLKTPQENPGGYDDNSPVQFAQNMRGKFLLVHGTGDDNVHFQNSIAFVDALIKANKDYQTLYYPNRNHGISGGNTRLHLYRQMTNFVLQNL encoded by the coding sequence ATGCGTTTACGCTTTTTAGCCCTGGCGGCCTTGCTGGCCGCCAATGGCCCGGCCCTGGTGCCGGGCCTCACCCTCCCCCTCGCCCACGCGCAGCAGAAGCTGCCCCTGACCTTAGAAGATATCTGGGCCAAGCCCACGTTTCGCTCGGCCTCGGTGCCGGGCTTCAACTGGATGAACGACGGCCGCTACTACTCGGCGCTGGACAACGGCAGCCTGGTGCAGTACGAAGTGACCACCGGCAAAGCCGTGCAAACCCTGGTAACCGCCGCCGAGCTGGAGCTGGGCGGCGCGGCGCTCAAGGTTGATGGCTACTCCTTCAATGCCAACGAGCAGAAAATCCTGTTCACCACGGGCACTGAGCCTATTTACCGGCGCAGCGCCCGCGCCAGCTACTACGTATTCGACCGCGGCAGCAAGAAGCTGACGCCCCTGAGCGCCGGTGGCAAGCAGGGCTATGCCACGTTTTCGCCCGATGGCCGACGCGTGGCCTTCACCCGTGACAACAACGTGTACGTGACCGACCTGGCCACGATGCAGGAAACCGCCGTGACCACGAATGGCCTGAAAAACAACATCATCAACGGCTCGGCCGACTGGGTGTACGAAGAGGAGTTTGGCTTCGCGCAGGGCTTTTTCTGGTCGCCGGACAGCCGGCAGCTGGCTTTTTACACCTTCGATGAAAGCCAGGTGCCCGAGTACGACATGCAGGAATGGGGTGGGCTTTATCCCAAGGAATACCGCTTCAAATACCCCAAGGCCGGCGAGAAAAACTCGGTGGTACTGGTGAGCAGCTACGACGTGGCCAGCGCCCGCACCACCAAGCTGGACGTGGGCCCCGTGGCCGACCAGTACATCCCGCGCGTGCAGTGGACGCGGGTGCCCAACACGCTCAGCATTCAGCGCCTCAACCGCTTACAGAACAAGCTCGAAATTCTGCACGGCGATGCCACTACCGGCAAAACCAAAGTGGTGCTCACGGACACCAACCCCGCCTACGTTGAGATAAACGACGATTTGAACTACCTCGAAGGCGGCAAACAGTTCCTCTTCACCAGTGAGAAGGACGGCTACCAGCACCTCTACCTGCACGACATGGACGGCAAGCCCGTGCGCCAGCTCACGAAGGGCAACTGGGAAATCTCGGCCATCAACGGCTTCGATGCCAAAACCGGCTTCGTGTACTACACCAGCACCGAAGGCTCGGCCCTGCAGCGCCACCTCTACCGCGTGAACCTGAGCGGCAACGGCAAAGAGCGCATCAGCGAAAATGGTCCGGGCACCGACGTGGTGAACATGAGCCCCGACACGAAGTATTTCCTGAACGTGCATTCGGCGGCGGGCGTGCCGGCCATGACCAGCCTGCGCGAAGGCGGCACTGGCAAGCTGGTGAAAACCCTGGAGGACAACGCCAAGCTGAAGCAAACCCTGACGCAGTACGACCTGGGCAAGCTCGAATTCATCACGTTCAAAACCACCGAAGGCGTGGAGCTGAACGCCTGGATGATGAAGCCCAGCAACTTCGACCCCGCCAAAAAATACCCCGTGCTGATGCACGTGTATGGTGGCCCCAGTTTCGGCAGCGGCAGCACCCAAACGGTGCTGGATAACACCGGCGGCGGCACGGCCCTCACCAACTACCTCTGGCACCAGCTGCTGGCCGAAAAGGGCTACATCGTGGTTTCGGTGGAAAACCGGGGCACTTCGGGCCGGGGCTCGGCCTTCCGGAAGGCCACGTATGCCAATTTGGGCAAGCTCGAAACCATCGACCAGGGCGAAGGCGCCAAGTACCTGGCCACGCTGCCCTACGTGGATAAATCCCGCATCGGCATCTGGGGCTGGAGCTACGGCGGCTACATGACCTCGCTGGCCATGACCAAAAACGCCGACCTCTTCAAGATGGGCATCGCCGTGGCCCCGGTCACGAACTGGCGCTATTACGACACCGTGTACACGGAGCGCTACCTGAAAACGCCCCAGGAAAACCCGGGCGGCTACGACGATAACTCGCCCGTGCA